In Sodalis ligni, a single genomic region encodes these proteins:
- the hdfR gene encoding HTH-type transcriptional regulator HdfR, producing the protein MDTELLKTFLEVSRTRHFGRAAEALYLTQSAVSFRIRQLETQLGVSLFTRHRNNIRLTPAGESLLPYAENLMATWQLAKQEVTRSLQHNLLSIGATASLWEAWLGQWLQLLYQQRPTLQVEARIALRHALINQLHERQLDLLITTEAPKMEELTCQLLGNFSLTLFAASSEPEEEERPYIRLEWGADFHTYESRLLVHNPNPIMSTTSAHLARYLLPTTQACVFLPSHWAESFPELIAIAEMPPLLRPLYAVWLQNSDQRTLIRQLLKTPVI; encoded by the coding sequence GTGGACACGGAATTACTTAAAACCTTTTTAGAAGTTAGCAGGACCAGACACTTTGGTCGCGCGGCCGAAGCGCTGTACCTGACGCAGTCCGCGGTGAGCTTCCGTATACGCCAATTGGAAACACAATTAGGCGTCAGTTTGTTCACCCGGCACCGCAATAATATCCGGTTAACCCCCGCCGGAGAGAGCCTGCTGCCCTACGCGGAGAACCTGATGGCCACCTGGCAGTTGGCCAAGCAGGAGGTCACACGCTCGCTCCAGCATAACCTGTTGTCTATCGGCGCCACGGCGTCGCTTTGGGAGGCTTGGCTGGGACAATGGCTGCAGTTGCTGTACCAGCAACGTCCTACCCTGCAGGTAGAGGCCCGCATCGCCTTGCGCCACGCGCTGATAAATCAATTGCATGAACGGCAGTTGGATCTCCTCATAACCACGGAGGCTCCCAAAATGGAAGAGCTGACCTGCCAGCTGCTGGGGAATTTTTCGTTAACACTTTTTGCCGCCTCCAGCGAGCCGGAGGAAGAGGAGCGGCCTTATATCCGTTTGGAATGGGGCGCGGATTTTCATACTTATGAAAGCCGGTTGCTGGTGCATAATCCGAATCCGATCATGAGCACCACTTCGGCACATTTGGCACGTTATTTATTGCCCACCACCCAGGCATGCGTTTTTTTACCCAGCCACTGGGCGGAAAGTTTCCCCGAGCTCATCGCCATCGCCGAGATGCCGCCGTTGCTCCGTCCTTTGTATGCGGTTTGGTTACAAAATAGCGATCAACGCACGCTCATACGCCAACTGCTGAAAACTCCCGTTATTTAA